A window from Hoeflea sp. IMCC20628 encodes these proteins:
- a CDS encoding IclR family transcriptional regulator, whose product MNNTPDSDDMKSGKYTAPALSKGLDILELLASDADGMRKSDIAKALDRSISEIFRMLAVLTERGYVSFEPSTERYALTTKLFEIAHRHPPIRRLSSVAIETMRKLAQEVNQSIHLAIQHGDDILIIAQVDAPGNNVTSVRLGARVPMLQTASGAILFGALSQSESKKFLQRAKNGEPDILQSFLKNVEAFEERGYCESPSAVIEGVFNISVPLRDYSGAIIAALTIPFITRLRTPHFVSREDTRARLIEAGHEVTALLGGNAFTES is encoded by the coding sequence ATGAACAACACACCGGATTCAGATGACATGAAGAGCGGCAAATACACTGCACCCGCTCTCTCCAAGGGGCTCGACATTCTCGAGCTGCTGGCTTCCGATGCCGACGGCATGCGAAAGAGCGATATCGCCAAGGCGCTGGACCGCTCGATCAGCGAGATCTTCCGCATGCTGGCAGTGCTCACCGAGCGCGGCTATGTGTCATTCGAGCCCTCGACCGAACGCTATGCCCTGACCACAAAGCTGTTCGAGATTGCCCACCGTCATCCGCCGATCCGGCGCCTGTCCTCGGTCGCCATTGAAACCATGCGCAAGCTGGCGCAGGAGGTGAACCAGTCGATCCATCTGGCAATCCAGCATGGTGACGACATCCTGATCATCGCCCAGGTCGACGCGCCCGGCAACAATGTCACCAGCGTGCGGCTCGGCGCCCGTGTGCCGATGCTGCAGACCGCATCCGGCGCCATCCTGTTTGGCGCGCTCAGCCAAAGCGAGAGCAAGAAATTCCTGCAGCGCGCCAAGAATGGCGAGCCGGACATTCTCCAATCCTTCCTCAAGAATGTCGAGGCATTCGAGGAGCGCGGCTATTGCGAAAGCCCCTCGGCAGTGATCGAGGGGGTGTTCAACATCTCGGTCCCCTTGCGGGATTATTCCGGCGCCATCATCGCCGCGCTGACGATCCCGTTCATCACCCGGTTGCGGACGCCCCATTTCGTCTCGCGCGAAGACACCCGTGCAAGGCTGATCGAAGCCGGCCACGAAGTGACCGCCCTGCTCGGCGGCAACGCCTTCACCGAGAGCTGA
- a CDS encoding lactonase family protein, protein MTDLFVSGCNQPTGYFATSNSPGISIFRIDPEHSSANLLSSFGDIENPTFVIANKAADRLYASCEMPLWPEGAVTGFALSPDRKTITQLGRQSSAGSITAHLSLDRTGRFVLVTNHGWDEDLGGRDQALAIVAVNAETGVGEIAASARQTGTGPQLPRQGRSHPHAALTTADNRHVIVSDLGADALMVYRFDAETGAIALAHTIALEPGTGPRHLAFSHDGAFVHVCGELDSSITSLKVDLETGALEIVGKCRTIPADCSILNHTSEIALAPSGRHLYVANRGHDSIARIAIDPETGTPRFIDHVASGGQTPRYFACAPSGEIMAVANQDSDRVSFFAIGKDDALKPLDFHLDIGTPTCVGFLPGGS, encoded by the coding sequence ATGACCGATCTTTTCGTCAGCGGCTGCAATCAACCCACCGGCTATTTCGCCACCTCGAACTCGCCGGGCATCTCGATCTTCCGGATTGATCCGGAACACAGCTCCGCAAATCTTCTGTCCAGCTTCGGAGACATCGAGAACCCGACCTTTGTGATTGCCAACAAGGCGGCAGACCGGCTTTACGCGAGCTGCGAAATGCCCTTATGGCCCGAAGGTGCCGTCACCGGCTTCGCGCTGTCGCCCGACCGCAAGACCATCACACAGCTTGGGCGCCAGTCCTCGGCCGGCTCCATCACCGCCCATCTCAGCCTCGACCGGACCGGACGCTTCGTTCTGGTCACCAATCATGGCTGGGACGAGGATCTCGGCGGCCGCGATCAGGCGCTGGCGATTGTCGCCGTGAACGCTGAAACCGGCGTCGGCGAGATTGCCGCCAGCGCCCGCCAGACCGGCACCGGCCCGCAATTGCCGCGCCAGGGCCGCTCGCATCCGCATGCAGCGCTGACAACCGCCGACAACCGGCATGTCATCGTCTCTGATCTCGGCGCCGACGCGCTGATGGTCTATCGCTTCGATGCTGAAACCGGAGCGATTGCTCTGGCGCACACCATTGCGCTCGAACCAGGCACTGGCCCGCGCCATCTCGCCTTCTCCCATGATGGCGCCTTTGTTCATGTCTGTGGCGAACTGGATTCTTCCATCACCAGCCTCAAAGTTGATCTCGAGACCGGCGCGCTGGAGATCGTCGGCAAATGCCGCACCATTCCCGCTGACTGTTCGATCCTCAACCACACGTCGGAAATCGCTCTCGCCCCGTCTGGCCGGCATCTCTACGTCGCCAATCGCGGCCACGATTCGATTGCACGCATCGCGATTGATCCGGAAACAGGTACGCCGCGGTTTATCGACCATGTGGCAAGTGGCGGGCAAACACCACGATACTTCGCCTGCGCGCCGAGCGGCGAGATAATGGCGGTCGCCAACCAGGACAGCGACCGGGTCAGCTTTTTTGCCATCGGCAAGGACGACGCCTTGAAGCCTCTCGATTTCCACCTCGACATCGGCACCCCGACATGTGTCGGCTTTTTGCCCGGAGGATCATGA
- a CDS encoding ABC transporter permease, with amino-acid sequence MMQTVTTAFKRNRLYGALLMVVILHLTGIALIDGYGSIFTLRSMLVLSALLAVASVGQTLVIILGGIDLSIPFVVGVANVVAAQLYGDGMDFALVFVIVSLLALGIGALNGLISAGLGVHPLIVTLGVGTVALGAVQQWTGGFPSGSAPQFISDFVSIGGTLGPLPFPGLVPAVFVLIALVVLVLRRTTFGRQLYALGSNPSAARYALIRPVFTWTVTFAISGFFAALAGILLLGFSGSAYAGVGEPYLFQTIAAVVIGGTALVGGSGSYVGTAIGAAVLIEVNTLLIGLGFNPSAVQAGLGLGILVLVSLYGRERTVAQDI; translated from the coding sequence ATGATGCAGACGGTCACGACCGCATTCAAACGCAACCGGCTCTATGGCGCGCTGCTGATGGTGGTGATCCTCCATCTGACCGGCATCGCCCTGATCGACGGATATGGCTCGATCTTCACCCTGCGTTCCATGCTGGTGCTCAGTGCGCTGCTCGCCGTCGCCTCCGTCGGCCAGACGCTGGTGATCATTCTTGGCGGCATCGATCTGTCGATCCCGTTCGTCGTCGGCGTAGCCAATGTCGTGGCCGCCCAACTTTACGGCGACGGCATGGATTTTGCGCTGGTCTTCGTCATCGTCTCGCTGCTCGCACTTGGCATCGGCGCGCTGAACGGTTTGATTTCCGCAGGCCTTGGCGTCCATCCGCTGATCGTCACGCTTGGCGTCGGCACCGTGGCGCTGGGCGCCGTGCAGCAATGGACCGGCGGCTTTCCCTCCGGCAGTGCGCCGCAATTCATCTCCGACTTTGTCTCGATCGGCGGCACGCTTGGCCCGCTGCCGTTTCCGGGACTGGTTCCCGCCGTGTTCGTGCTGATTGCACTGGTGGTTCTGGTGCTCAGGCGCACCACTTTCGGCCGCCAGCTCTATGCGCTGGGCAGCAATCCGAGTGCAGCGCGCTATGCGCTGATCCGCCCGGTCTTCACCTGGACCGTGACCTTTGCCATCAGCGGCTTTTTTGCAGCCCTCGCCGGCATCCTGCTGCTCGGCTTTTCCGGCTCGGCCTATGCCGGTGTTGGCGAGCCCTATCTGTTCCAGACCATCGCCGCCGTGGTGATTGGCGGCACGGCGCTGGTCGGCGGCAGCGGCTCCTATGTCGGTACGGCCATCGGCGCGGCGGTGCTGATCGAGGTCAACACATTGCTGATCGGCCTCGGCTTCAACCCCTCCGCCGTGCAGGCAGGCCTCGGGCTTGGCATTCTGGTTCTGGTCAGCCTTTATGGCCGTGAACGCACAGTGGCACAGGATATTTGA
- a CDS encoding ABC transporter permease: protein MTVSTNTLPRDDRRMLHLRSLLGRIGFGGTILIVLLILNIWFNPQRFMPSAWGTVIGLAAPLIGAALASSPSILSGRGGLDISIGPLMGFINVIIVVFVMGEAGLTGPVPVIAASVAIGAAFGAFNGFLVTIMRIQPIVATLGTFLILGGLTTTLVPSPSGTIPDWLRTMSGGWSILPLAGIGLIWFGLTRIPYIALLMACGSDDRAAYTAGVNVTLVRFLAYVLGGVFAGFAALSLTALIGSADPNIGANYTLLAISAVALGGISLAGGRGGPLHAVTGAAAIFLLQSLLVYFNVSTFILQMAYGTILVIAVSATQIEQWLFPKGDRS from the coding sequence ATGACCGTGTCGACCAACACCTTGCCGCGAGATGATCGACGTATGCTGCACCTGCGCAGCCTGCTCGGCCGCATCGGCTTTGGCGGCACCATCCTCATCGTCCTGCTGATCCTCAATATCTGGTTCAACCCGCAGCGCTTCATGCCCTCGGCCTGGGGCACGGTGATCGGACTGGCAGCCCCGCTGATTGGCGCAGCCCTCGCCTCCAGCCCGTCAATCCTGTCGGGCCGCGGCGGGTTGGATATTTCCATTGGACCGCTGATGGGCTTCATCAATGTCATCATCGTGGTCTTCGTCATGGGCGAGGCCGGGCTGACCGGACCGGTGCCGGTGATCGCCGCCAGTGTCGCCATCGGTGCGGCCTTCGGAGCCTTCAACGGCTTTCTCGTCACCATCATGCGCATCCAGCCCATCGTTGCCACACTGGGCACCTTCCTCATCCTCGGCGGCCTGACCACGACCCTGGTGCCCTCCCCCAGCGGCACCATTCCCGACTGGCTCCGAACCATGTCTGGCGGCTGGTCGATCCTGCCGCTTGCCGGCATCGGCCTCATCTGGTTTGGCCTGACGCGAATACCCTATATCGCGCTGCTGATGGCCTGCGGCAGCGACGATCGCGCCGCCTACACCGCTGGAGTCAATGTCACCTTGGTGCGGTTTCTCGCCTATGTGCTCGGCGGCGTCTTTGCCGGTTTTGCCGCCCTGTCGCTGACCGCGCTGATCGGCTCGGCAGATCCCAATATCGGCGCTAATTACACCCTGCTGGCAATCTCGGCCGTCGCACTCGGCGGCATCAGCCTGGCCGGTGGCCGAGGCGGACCGCTTCATGCCGTCACCGGGGCTGCGGCAATCTTTCTGCTGCAGAGCCTGCTGGTCTATTTCAACGTCTCCACCTTCATCCTGCAGATGGCCTACGGCACCATTCTGGTGATCGCCGTGTCGGCCACGCAGATCGAACAGTGGCTGTTTCCCAAAGGAGACCGGTCATGA
- a CDS encoding ATP-binding cassette domain-containing protein, which yields MNQTSLETADLVHTDGASPVTLNFPAGQIICLAGLDGHGQEKFLETLAGWNRPVSGGVFTPGAKGAEKLRGGRHAHRLGVAFLPRDRRENGIFPSQSILDNFAISSSARDSFFGLISQKQRDRRFAHYQQLLGIVTDNPRNPITSLSGGNQQKVLVARLLASEPRVLLLNDPTRGVDVATRTMLYRLFRDLAAKGMTLVIVSTEIEEAINLADRVIVFRDKDISVELSGDEKTNARVLAGMFGEAA from the coding sequence ATGAACCAGACCTCGCTCGAAACCGCTGACCTGGTGCACACAGATGGCGCCTCACCGGTGACACTCAATTTCCCGGCCGGACAGATCATCTGCCTGGCCGGACTCGACGGCCATGGCCAGGAGAAGTTTCTCGAAACATTGGCAGGCTGGAACAGGCCGGTCTCCGGCGGCGTTTTCACGCCCGGTGCCAAGGGGGCCGAAAAGCTCCGCGGTGGCCGCCATGCCCACAGGCTCGGCGTCGCCTTCCTGCCCCGCGACCGGCGCGAGAACGGCATTTTCCCGAGCCAGTCGATCCTCGACAATTTCGCAATCAGCTCGTCTGCACGCGATTCATTCTTCGGGCTGATCAGCCAAAAGCAACGCGACCGGCGCTTTGCCCATTACCAGCAGCTGCTCGGCATCGTCACCGACAATCCGCGCAATCCGATCACCTCGCTGTCGGGCGGCAATCAGCAAAAGGTACTCGTTGCCCGGCTTCTGGCCAGCGAGCCGCGGGTGCTGCTGCTCAACGATCCGACCCGCGGCGTCGATGTGGCAACCCGCACCATGCTCTACCGGCTGTTTCGCGACCTCGCCGCCAAAGGCATGACCCTGGTGATCGTCTCGACCGAGATCGAGGAAGCCATCAACCTGGCTGACCGGGTCATCGTCTTCCGCGATAAGGACATCTCGGTGGAACTTTCCGGCGATGAAAAGACCAACGCACGCGTTCTGGCGGGCATGTTCGGAGAGGCCGCATGA
- a CDS encoding ATP-binding cassette domain-containing protein, giving the protein MIKVEALSKSYGETVALRDVSIDFKPGTVHCVLGENGSGKSTLVKILSGIVTPDSGSIRLDGQPLPLGRLRDLLDLGFATVFQEVLIAPDRSVADNIILGLDGPFRHRASKAERTALIESVLDTLGARQLPLDLEAGKLPLAAQQIVVIARALARNPKILILDEATAALDHGDREAVFAVMERMAAEGKLVIFISHRMEEVMRLSDDVSILRSGMHAGSFSRGSFTAADLLAKMAPPARGLDEKAAAQ; this is encoded by the coding sequence ATGATCAAAGTTGAAGCCCTCTCCAAGTCCTATGGCGAAACCGTCGCGCTCCGCGATGTTTCGATAGACTTCAAACCCGGAACTGTTCATTGCGTTCTGGGTGAAAACGGCTCGGGCAAAAGCACGCTGGTCAAGATCCTCTCCGGCATTGTCACCCCCGACAGCGGTTCGATCCGGCTCGACGGACAACCGCTGCCACTGGGCCGCTTGCGTGACCTGCTCGATCTCGGCTTTGCCACCGTGTTCCAGGAAGTGCTGATTGCACCCGACCGGAGCGTCGCCGACAACATTATACTTGGCCTCGACGGTCCCTTCCGCCACCGCGCCAGCAAGGCTGAACGAACAGCGCTGATCGAGAGCGTGCTCGACACACTGGGCGCGCGCCAATTGCCGCTCGACCTTGAAGCCGGCAAATTGCCGCTTGCCGCCCAGCAGATCGTGGTGATAGCCCGCGCGCTGGCCCGCAACCCGAAAATTCTCATTCTCGACGAGGCCACCGCCGCACTCGACCATGGTGACCGCGAAGCCGTGTTTGCGGTGATGGAGCGCATGGCCGCAGAGGGCAAACTGGTGATCTTCATTTCCCATCGCATGGAGGAAGTCATGCGCCTGTCCGACGATGTGTCGATCCTGCGCAGTGGCATGCATGCCGGCTCGTTTTCCCGCGGCAGCTTCACCGCCGCCGATCTTCTGGCAAAAATGGCGCCGCCCGCGCGCGGTCTCGACGAAAAGGCCGCCGCGCAATGA
- a CDS encoding substrate-binding domain-containing protein: MSKMKYILPALLLASSTAFADEALYKDLPGDLPGLYLGASSEIFPSAYDDFKVADGDWKWCHSESYQGNPWRVTVTNELKRLVEGLSDAGINATFEISDSNGDVGQQINQIRTFIDRKCTVITSVVSSSTALNDAIKAAYDAGIPFITAAGAVTSPYAINVDSNYYRWGYDMIEAIAKTAGEDATIMMVEGLAGHPIVLQEKAGADAALAEHPGIKVARTVNGNWTANVTKSVLLQALATYPGQVDAVWTTGSESRTVAEAFKQAGRDAPLITGSITGDALGYWNENKDTYRFEGHGVLPHMTAQTLFRAAVRVLQGQAPKLNTLMVPLPVISGSDLAGMYESCMTPDAVSVFPVPATDPLPADQMDGYFKNPAPVPGWDYAKSPKACN; the protein is encoded by the coding sequence ATGTCCAAGATGAAGTACATTTTGCCGGCGCTGTTGCTTGCGAGCAGCACTGCTTTTGCCGATGAGGCGCTCTACAAGGATTTGCCGGGCGATCTTCCCGGTCTTTATCTCGGCGCATCCTCGGAAATTTTTCCGTCCGCCTATGATGATTTCAAGGTTGCCGATGGCGACTGGAAATGGTGCCATTCGGAATCCTATCAGGGCAATCCCTGGCGCGTCACCGTCACCAACGAGCTCAAGCGCCTGGTCGAGGGCCTGTCCGATGCCGGCATCAATGCCACTTTCGAGATCTCCGATTCCAATGGCGATGTCGGCCAGCAGATCAACCAGATCCGCACCTTCATCGACAGGAAATGCACTGTCATTACGTCCGTTGTCAGCTCGTCGACCGCGCTCAACGACGCCATCAAGGCAGCTTATGATGCGGGCATTCCCTTCATCACCGCCGCCGGAGCGGTGACAAGCCCCTATGCGATCAATGTCGATTCCAACTACTACCGTTGGGGCTATGACATGATTGAAGCCATCGCCAAGACCGCCGGTGAAGACGCCACCATCATGATGGTCGAAGGCCTCGCCGGTCACCCGATCGTGCTGCAGGAAAAGGCCGGTGCAGACGCAGCTTTGGCCGAACACCCCGGCATCAAGGTGGCCCGCACCGTCAACGGCAACTGGACTGCCAATGTGACCAAGAGCGTGCTGTTGCAGGCGCTGGCCACCTATCCCGGCCAGGTCGATGCGGTCTGGACCACGGGTTCGGAATCGCGCACCGTTGCCGAAGCCTTCAAGCAGGCCGGTCGCGATGCGCCGCTGATCACCGGCTCGATCACCGGCGATGCGCTGGGCTACTGGAACGAGAACAAGGACACCTACCGCTTCGAAGGCCATGGCGTGCTGCCGCACATGACGGCACAGACCCTGTTCCGCGCAGCCGTCCGGGTCCTGCAGGGCCAGGCGCCCAAGCTCAACACCCTGATGGTGCCGCTTCCGGTGATTTCCGGATCGGATCTGGCGGGCATGTATGAGAGCTGCATGACACCGGATGCCGTCTCGGTCTTCCCGGTTCCTGCCACCGACCCGCTGCCGGCCGATCAAATGGACGGGTATTTCAAGAACCCTGCTCCGGTTCCCGGCTGGGATTACGCAAAGTCTCCCAAGGCTTGCAACTGA
- a CDS encoding sugar kinase: protein MTQRFLSIGECMVEMAPTADGDYSLGFAGDTLNTAWYARQILKPEWEVAYLTAVGDDAVSERMTDFIRDAGIETEFVQRLPGCTVGLYLIQLDNGERSFAYWRSDSAARRLANDPAFLEAALSTASLIYLSGITLAILSPQNRSTLFDALATARRNGATIAFDPNLRLRLWDSPETTRQTVMTAASVSDILLPSFEDEATFFGDATPGDTARRYADAGAPLVVVKNGDADVLSLSGGQTSGFTPSKVENVVDSTAAGDSFNAAFLASYLDCSDLNTAIAAGSALAAKVITRRGALVEL, encoded by the coding sequence ATGACGCAGCGGTTTCTTTCGATAGGCGAATGCATGGTCGAAATGGCGCCCACGGCCGACGGCGACTATAGCCTCGGCTTTGCCGGTGACACGCTCAACACGGCCTGGTATGCGCGGCAAATATTGAAGCCGGAATGGGAAGTTGCCTATCTCACTGCGGTCGGCGACGATGCGGTATCTGAGCGTATGACCGATTTTATCCGCGATGCCGGGATCGAGACAGAATTCGTTCAAAGACTGCCGGGTTGCACTGTCGGCCTCTACCTTATTCAGCTCGATAATGGCGAACGCAGTTTTGCCTACTGGCGCTCGGATTCAGCGGCCCGCAGACTGGCCAATGATCCTGCATTTCTGGAGGCTGCGCTTTCAACCGCCAGCCTGATCTACCTGTCCGGGATCACGCTGGCGATTTTGTCTCCGCAGAACCGTTCAACGCTGTTTGACGCCCTTGCAACAGCGCGCCGCAATGGCGCAACGATAGCGTTTGATCCCAATTTGCGGCTGCGCCTGTGGGACAGTCCAGAGACAACGCGGCAAACGGTAATGACTGCCGCAAGCGTCAGCGACATCCTGCTTCCCTCTTTCGAGGACGAGGCAACCTTCTTTGGCGACGCAACGCCGGGTGATACCGCCCGCCGCTATGCCGATGCCGGCGCGCCGCTGGTTGTGGTCAAGAATGGCGACGCAGACGTCTTGTCTCTCTCTGGCGGACAGACCAGCGGTTTCACCCCATCGAAGGTCGAAAATGTTGTTGACTCAACCGCCGCGGGAGACAGCTTCAATGCGGCATTTCTTGCGAGCTATCTGGACTGCTCCGATCTGAACACGGCAATTGCGGCCGGCTCAGCTCTGGCCGCCAAGGTCATCACAAGGCGTGGCGCGCTAGTCGAACTGTGA
- a CDS encoding GntR family transcriptional regulator, protein MSVPSPLRALEPLNRPSVADTVFDELHSQILLLELPPGTKMSEAEVAKALGVSRQPVRDAFYRLSKLGFLSIRPQRSTMVSQISSIGVLQARFVRNALEAETVRIACRVLTEDDHAALDVILEKQRQAVEDKDPVSFHGFDDQFHKEICERAGLSFAWDIIRENKAHMDRVRFLSLSFASQDAFNDHLKVMEAIRARDEDKAMHHMRIHLSRIKEQIVRIRADHLRYFADEPDT, encoded by the coding sequence ACCACTCAACCGCCCTTCGGTCGCCGACACGGTGTTTGACGAATTGCACAGCCAGATCCTGCTGCTTGAATTGCCGCCGGGAACCAAGATGTCGGAGGCTGAGGTTGCCAAGGCACTGGGCGTGTCGCGCCAGCCCGTCAGGGATGCATTCTATCGCCTGTCGAAACTCGGCTTCCTGTCGATCCGGCCGCAACGCTCGACCATGGTCTCGCAGATTTCGTCAATCGGCGTGCTGCAGGCGCGCTTTGTCCGCAATGCGCTTGAAGCGGAAACCGTGCGCATCGCCTGCCGGGTGCTCACCGAAGACGACCACGCTGCCCTGGATGTGATCCTTGAAAAGCAACGGCAGGCGGTCGAAGACAAGGATCCGGTCAGCTTTCATGGCTTTGACGATCAGTTCCACAAGGAAATCTGTGAACGCGCCGGACTGAGCTTTGCCTGGGACATCATTCGCGAAAACAAGGCGCATATGGACAGGGTGCGTTTTCTCTCGCTGTCATTCGCCTCCCAGGACGCTTTCAATGACCACCTGAAAGTGATGGAGGCGATCCGCGCGCGCGACGAAGACAAGGCAATGCATCACATGCGCATCCACCTCTCACGCATCAAGGAGCAGATTGTGCGCATCAGAGCGGACCACCTTCGCTATTTCGCCGACGAGCCCGACACATGA